A region of uncultured Draconibacterium sp. DNA encodes the following proteins:
- a CDS encoding LytTR family DNA-binding domain-containing protein — protein sequence MKIRAIIVEDEKSNRENLAKILGEYCSSVEIVALCSSAIEGRKAISELQPDLVFLDIEMPGGNGFSMLESLAQINFEVIFVTAFDHYGIKAVKFCALDYLLKPIDLLELTHAVEKVEQRLAEKSENLRMKTMLSNQKSELTNPKIAIPLSDKIEFVEISSIVRCEGDGNYTNFFLKNGDKIIASKTLKEFDELLSDYNFLRVHQSHLINLNEVKSYIKTDGGFIKMNDGSSVSISRQRREMVLGVLKGIK from the coding sequence ATGAAGATACGAGCAATAATAGTAGAAGACGAAAAAAGCAACCGCGAAAACCTCGCAAAAATTTTAGGTGAATATTGCAGCAGTGTGGAAATTGTGGCATTGTGCAGTTCTGCCATTGAAGGAAGAAAAGCAATCAGCGAACTTCAGCCCGATTTGGTTTTTCTTGATATTGAAATGCCCGGAGGGAATGGTTTTTCTATGCTCGAAAGTTTGGCGCAGATTAATTTTGAAGTGATTTTTGTAACCGCATTCGACCATTACGGAATTAAGGCAGTTAAATTTTGTGCCCTCGATTACTTGCTTAAACCAATAGATCTGCTGGAACTAACCCATGCGGTTGAGAAAGTGGAGCAACGCCTGGCAGAGAAAAGCGAAAACCTGCGTATGAAAACCATGCTCAGCAATCAGAAAAGTGAACTGACCAATCCCAAAATTGCCATTCCGCTTTCCGATAAAATCGAATTTGTCGAAATATCTTCTATCGTTCGTTGTGAAGGAGATGGAAATTACACCAACTTTTTCTTGAAAAACGGAGATAAAATAATTGCCTCTAAAACGCTCAAAGAATTTGATGAGCTGCTGAGCGACTATAACTTTCTTCGCGTTCACCAATCGCACCTGATTAATCTCAACGAAGTGAAATCATACATCAAAACCGACGGTGGTTTCATTAAAATGAACGACGGTTCGTCGGTGAGTATATCGCGCCAAAGAAGAGAAATGGTGTTGGGTGTTTTGAAGGGTATTAAGTAA
- the yiaK gene encoding 3-dehydro-L-gulonate 2-dehydrogenase: MNTIRVSYSEMKSVFKRILLQNNFTEEKAERCAEIFATNSIEGIYSHGVNRFPRFVEYLKKGFIKPDAEPEKVNSAGAIEQWNGNLGPGPLNAEFCTRQAMKLASENGIGCVAIANTNHWMRGGTYGWQAARKGYVFIGWTNTEKNMPAWGAKESRLGNNPLVFAVPFGDEAIVLDMAMTQFSYGKIEAFKVEGKDLPFAGGFNKNDELTNKPEEILETMRGLPIGYWKGAGLSLLLDILATILSAGLSTSELSKREKEHGVSQVFIAIDLKKLKNYPSIENTISAIIDDFKASSKITDGTQIRYPGERVIATRNENLKHGITVERSTWEMIRQM; the protein is encoded by the coding sequence ATGAATACAATAAGGGTTTCGTATTCTGAAATGAAGTCAGTGTTCAAACGGATTTTACTTCAGAATAATTTTACAGAAGAAAAGGCCGAAAGGTGTGCAGAAATATTCGCTACAAATAGTATTGAGGGTATTTATTCGCACGGCGTTAACCGGTTTCCACGTTTTGTGGAATACCTGAAAAAGGGATTTATAAAACCGGATGCTGAACCTGAAAAAGTTAATAGCGCAGGAGCCATTGAACAGTGGAACGGAAATCTCGGTCCCGGTCCTCTAAATGCAGAGTTTTGCACAAGGCAGGCAATGAAACTGGCTTCGGAAAATGGGATTGGATGCGTTGCGATTGCCAACACCAATCATTGGATGCGTGGCGGAACTTATGGCTGGCAGGCTGCCAGAAAGGGGTATGTTTTTATAGGCTGGACCAATACGGAGAAAAATATGCCGGCATGGGGAGCAAAAGAAAGCAGGCTTGGGAATAATCCCCTCGTTTTTGCTGTTCCTTTTGGAGATGAAGCCATTGTTCTGGATATGGCTATGACACAATTCTCGTATGGAAAAATTGAGGCATTTAAAGTAGAAGGGAAAGACCTTCCTTTTGCAGGAGGTTTTAATAAAAACGATGAGCTAACAAATAAACCGGAAGAAATTCTTGAAACGATGCGAGGCCTGCCAATTGGTTATTGGAAAGGCGCAGGATTATCCTTGTTGCTCGATATATTAGCAACCATTCTTTCCGCAGGATTATCTACCAGTGAATTAAGCAAAAGAGAAAAAGAGCACGGTGTTTCGCAGGTTTTTATAGCCATTGACTTGAAGAAACTAAAGAATTATCCCTCCATTGAAAATACGATTTCTGCGATAATTGATGATTTTAAAGCCTCATCGAAAATTACTGACGGTACACAAATTCGTTATCCGGGCGAACGGGTTATCGCTACCCGAAACGAGAATTTAAAACACGGGATTACGGTTGAGAGATCAACCTGGGAAATGATTCGACAAATGTAA